A single Pan paniscus chromosome 21, NHGRI_mPanPan1-v2.0_pri, whole genome shotgun sequence DNA region contains:
- the LOC100969235 gene encoding adipogenin, with product MAQPARSHGAALPAQPRLAQLSHTCAMKYPLMPLVNDLTFSFLVFWFCLPVGLLLLLIIWLRFLLSQDSEENDSSVCLDWEPWSKGPAEFCWKGTLHGQEKERPCW from the exons ATGGCCCAGCCTGCCAGGTCCCATGGGGCAGCCctgccagcccagcccaggctggCCCAGCTTAGCCACACATGCGCCATGAAGTACCCTTTGATGCCGCTGGTGAACGacctcacattttctttcctggTTTTCTGGTTCTGCCTCCCTGTGGGTTTGCTGTTGTTATTGATCATCTGGCTACGCTTCTTACTTAGCCAAG ATTCAGAGGAAAATGACTCCAGTGTATGCTTGGATTGGGAGCCCTGGAGCAAAGGCCCAGCCGAGTTTTGCTGGAAGGGGACACTCCACGGCCAAGAGAAGGAGAGGCCCTGCTGGTGA